A stretch of the Elephas maximus indicus isolate mEleMax1 chromosome 3, mEleMax1 primary haplotype, whole genome shotgun sequence genome encodes the following:
- the LOC126071523 gene encoding olfactory receptor 10J1-like encodes MPYIISENHTMVTEFVFQGFSSFHEHQLTLFVVFLVLYILTLAGNVIIVIIVSLDRHLHTPMYFFLSMLSASETMYTLIIIPRMLFNLIGLSQPVSLAGCATQMFFFITLAINNCFLITAMGYDRYVAICNPLRYSIIMNKKICVQLVWGACSIGLIVAMTQVLSVFRLPFCSTKVAHFFCDIQPVMKLSCTDTTFNEILTLIISVLVILVPMGLVFISYILIISTILKIASAEGRKKAFATCASHITVVIVHYGCASIAYLKPKSENTRDQDQLISVTYTVITPLLNPVVYTLRNKEVKDALCRSIGRKFS; translated from the coding sequence atGCCATATATAATTTCAGAGAATCACACTATGGTGACTGAGTTTGTTTTCCAAGGTTTCTCCAGCTTCCATGAGCACCAGCTCACCCTCTTTGTTGTATTCCTTGTACTCTACATATTAACCCTGGCAGGCAATGTCATCATTGTGATCATCGTTAGCCTTGATCgtcacctccacacccccatgtacttcttcctcagcaTGTTGTCAGCTTCAGAGACCATGTACACATTGATCATTATACCAAGGATGCTGTTTAATCTCATAGGCCTGAGTCAACCCGTTTCTTTGGCAGGTTGTGCCACCCAGATGTTCTTCTTCATCACTTTGGCCATCAACAACTGCTTCCTCATCACAGCAATGGGGTATGACCGTTATGTGGCTATTTGCAATCCTTTGAGGTATTCCATCATCATGAACAAGAAGATATGTGTCCAGCTGGTATGGGGGGCCTGCAGCATTGGTTTAATTGTAGCAATGACACAGGTGTTGTCTGTGTTCAGGCTTCCTTTCTGTTCCACAAAGGTGgcccacttcttctgtgacatcCAACCTGTGATGAAGCTCTCTTGCACTGACACCACCTTTAATGAGATCCTGACCTTAATCATCAGTGTCCTGGTAATCCTGGTtcccatgggtttggttttcatttcctACATCCTCATCATCTCCACTATCCTCAAGATTGCCTCTGCTGAGGGCAGAAAGAAGGCCTTTGCCACCTGTGCTTCTCATATCACTGTGGTCATTGTCCACTATGGCTGTGCCTCCATTGCCTACCTCAAGCCCAAGTCAGAGAACACCAGGGATCAGGATCAGCTGATCTCAGTGACCTACACTGTCATCACCCCCCTACTGAACCCTGTGGTGTACACCCTGAGGAACAAAGAGGTCAAGGATGCTCTGTGCAGGAGTATTGGCAGAAaattctcctga